A DNA window from Acinetobacter sp. 10FS3-1 contains the following coding sequences:
- a CDS encoding META and DUF4377 domain-containing protein, with the protein MKLKLLALALFPLALTACQSSEIQKVGDLAVSVLQQQNADQTLANYHWSANTADAPKPLVLKFDKAGRLGISTSCNGMGTSWKVENNQIVTGNLAATQMACEPKAMAQEKVAADLFENRKVPFVLNLNDPQAPTLTIVSVKGEKIVFTGKQTAESKYQSEGETIFLEISPETKACTGVTAQTCLQVREIKYADNGVKTQVNKDWTLFYNSIEGFTHNPKERQIVRIKRYEVKNPAADHSKYAYVQDMIIERETVKGSL; encoded by the coding sequence ATGAAACTAAAACTTCTAGCACTTGCACTCTTCCCACTTGCACTGACTGCTTGCCAATCATCTGAGATTCAAAAAGTAGGAGATTTGGCTGTGTCTGTACTACAACAACAAAATGCAGATCAGACTTTGGCAAATTACCATTGGAGTGCTAACACAGCAGATGCCCCAAAACCTCTGGTTTTAAAGTTTGACAAAGCAGGCCGTTTAGGAATTTCTACCAGCTGTAACGGTATGGGAACCAGTTGGAAAGTTGAAAATAACCAGATCGTGACGGGCAACCTGGCGGCTACTCAAATGGCCTGTGAGCCTAAAGCCATGGCACAAGAAAAAGTTGCAGCAGATTTATTTGAAAACCGTAAAGTCCCATTCGTTTTAAACTTGAATGATCCACAAGCTCCAACACTGACTATTGTCTCTGTGAAAGGCGAAAAAATTGTCTTCACTGGTAAGCAAACCGCTGAATCAAAATATCAAAGTGAAGGTGAAACCATTTTTCTTGAAATTTCACCAGAAACCAAAGCATGCACAGGTGTAACAGCACAAACTTGTCTCCAGGTTCGTGAAATCAAATATGCTGACAATGGCGTAAAAACCCAAGTCAATAAAGACTGGACATTATTCTATAACTCTATCGAAGGTTTTACACATAACCCTAAAGAGCGCCAGATCGTGCGTATCAAACGTTATGAAGTTAAAAATCCAGCAGCGGATCATTCCAAATATGCGTATGTTCAAGACATGATTATTGAACGTGAAACAGTTAAGGGTTCACTTTAA
- the gdhA gene encoding NADP-specific glutamate dehydrogenase: MKYNTLNEFLDYVKSRDAHQPEFLQAIEEVMTSLWPFIEKNPQYAAHGLLERLVEPERVIQFRVAWVDDQGQTHVNRAFRVQYNSAIGPFKGGMRFHPSVNLSILKFLGFEQTFKNALTTLPMGGGKGGSDFDPKGKSEGEIMRFCQSLMIELYRHLGSDTDIPAGDIGVGGREVGYMAGMMKKLSNDTSCVFTGKGLTFGGSLARPEATGYGAVYFAEEMLKSCSESFKDKVVTISGSGNVAQYAAEKAMYLGAKVVSLSDSGGTVYIKDGFTDALLAEVMELKNVKRGRISEFASKHGFEYLEGKRPWSIKCDIALPCATQNELDESDAEALLANGVICVAEGANMPSTLEAVEKFVEAKILYAPGKASNAGGVATSGLEMSQNALRLGWTFEEVDERLHAIMKEIHRNCVKFGMQEDGTVNYVNGANIAGFVKVADAMLAQGVF; the protein is encoded by the coding sequence TTGAAATACAACACACTTAATGAGTTCCTAGATTACGTAAAATCACGTGATGCACATCAACCAGAGTTTCTTCAAGCGATTGAAGAAGTGATGACCAGCTTGTGGCCATTTATCGAGAAAAATCCACAATACGCAGCCCACGGTTTGCTTGAACGTCTAGTTGAACCAGAGCGCGTGATCCAGTTCCGTGTTGCCTGGGTGGATGACCAAGGTCAAACCCATGTCAACCGTGCTTTTCGCGTGCAATATAACTCAGCGATTGGTCCATTTAAAGGTGGCATGCGTTTTCACCCATCGGTGAACCTGTCTATCCTGAAATTCTTGGGCTTTGAACAAACATTTAAAAATGCCCTGACTACATTGCCTATGGGCGGTGGTAAAGGTGGTTCCGACTTTGATCCTAAGGGCAAGTCAGAAGGCGAAATCATGCGTTTCTGCCAGTCTCTGATGATTGAGTTATACCGTCATTTAGGGTCGGACACCGATATTCCTGCGGGCGATATTGGTGTAGGCGGCCGTGAAGTGGGCTATATGGCGGGTATGATGAAGAAGCTCAGCAATGACACTTCATGTGTATTCACCGGTAAGGGTCTGACTTTCGGTGGCTCACTGGCTCGTCCAGAAGCAACAGGCTACGGAGCTGTGTATTTCGCTGAGGAAATGCTTAAGAGCTGTAGCGAAAGCTTCAAAGATAAAGTAGTGACCATTTCAGGTTCAGGTAACGTTGCACAGTACGCAGCTGAAAAAGCGATGTATTTGGGTGCTAAAGTTGTTTCACTCTCTGACTCAGGGGGTACGGTATACATTAAAGACGGTTTTACGGATGCCTTGTTGGCTGAAGTGATGGAACTGAAAAACGTAAAACGTGGCCGTATTTCCGAATTTGCGTCCAAGCATGGTTTTGAGTATCTGGAAGGTAAGCGCCCTTGGTCCATCAAGTGTGATATTGCGCTTCCATGTGCTACACAAAATGAGCTGGATGAGTCTGATGCTGAAGCTCTGCTAGCAAATGGTGTGATCTGTGTGGCGGAAGGTGCAAATATGCCTTCTACGCTGGAAGCAGTTGAGAAGTTCGTTGAAGCGAAAATTCTTTATGCGCCAGGTAAAGCTTCAAATGCAGGTGGTGTAGCTACTTCTGGTTTGGAAATGTCTCAAAACGCTTTACGTTTAGGTTGGACATTTGAAGAAGTCGATGAGCGCTTGCATGCAATCATGAAAGAAATTCATCGTAACTGTGTGAAATTCGGTATGCAAGAAGATGGCACTGTGAACTATGTAAATGGTGCAAATATTGCCGGCTTCGTTAAAGTAGCGGATGCGATGCTTGCACAGGGTGTATTCTAA
- a CDS encoding RnfABCDGE type electron transport complex subunit B, with translation MTSQISLIQSIDALLPQTQCGLCGHRDGCLPYAQSIVEGENANKCVPGGQPVADALATLLNRTKLPAEKSVWLIQADGRPQRMKAVIREDECIGCTKCISACPVDAIIGSGKLMHTVLTELCTGCELCIPPCPVDCIDLVEDQQPLATDAQRITEQNDLRQRYYAHIQREEKRRMNRKGPVVRAEINTALFAQFSAQVEQVPAIEVIQKPADEVVISDAQTTIELAKLRTQIKKLEKQLSVRENEQKRIQLEELQQKLQGLQG, from the coding sequence ATGACTTCGCAAATTTCTCTCATCCAGTCCATTGATGCTTTACTGCCCCAAACCCAATGTGGTTTATGTGGTCATCGTGATGGTTGCTTACCTTATGCCCAATCTATTGTTGAGGGTGAAAATGCAAATAAATGTGTACCAGGAGGACAGCCGGTTGCGGATGCTCTGGCCACATTATTAAATCGCACTAAACTTCCGGCCGAAAAAAGTGTCTGGCTGATCCAGGCCGATGGCCGGCCACAGCGGATGAAAGCGGTGATTCGTGAAGATGAATGCATTGGTTGTACCAAATGTATTAGTGCATGTCCGGTAGATGCAATTATTGGTTCAGGCAAACTCATGCATACAGTTTTGACTGAGCTTTGCACCGGCTGTGAATTATGTATTCCTCCTTGCCCGGTCGACTGCATTGATCTGGTCGAGGATCAGCAGCCTTTAGCTACAGATGCACAGCGTATCACTGAGCAGAATGACCTGCGTCAACGTTACTATGCACATATCCAGCGTGAAGAAAAACGCCGGATGAACCGCAAGGGTCCAGTGGTACGGGCTGAAATCAATACTGCCCTATTTGCACAATTTTCTGCCCAGGTTGAGCAGGTTCCGGCTATTGAAGTCATCCAGAAACCGGCAGATGAAGTGGTCATCTCAGATGCGCAAACGACGATTGAACTTGCCAAACTCCGCACGCAAATCAAGAAGCTGGAAAAACAGCTTTCTGTACGTGAAAATGAACAGAAACGTATACAGCTTGAGGAATTACAGCAGAAATTACAGGGATTACAAGGATAA
- the nth gene encoding endonuclease III encodes MSTASHKPVKNMTKKQVQIFFERLRAQRPDPKTELNYSSPFELLVAVTLSAQATDVSVNKATDKLFPVANTPEAIYALGVDGLKEYIKTIGLYNSKAVNVIKACEILITKHNSVVPDNRADLEALPGVGRKTANVVLNTAFGQPTMAVDTHIFRVGNRTGLAVGKNVLEVEHRLVKVIPKEFIVDAHHWLILHGRYCCIARKPKCFECVVADVCNWPDRFEFGAGQAIPVKSID; translated from the coding sequence ATGAGTACCGCAAGCCATAAGCCTGTAAAAAACATGACTAAGAAACAGGTTCAAATCTTTTTTGAGCGCTTAAGAGCGCAGCGTCCAGATCCCAAAACTGAACTGAATTATTCCAGCCCATTTGAACTGTTGGTGGCCGTAACCCTGTCTGCCCAAGCAACCGATGTCAGCGTGAATAAAGCCACCGACAAACTGTTTCCAGTGGCCAATACTCCCGAAGCAATTTATGCCTTGGGCGTAGACGGCTTAAAGGAGTATATCAAAACCATTGGTTTATATAATTCAAAAGCGGTTAACGTCATTAAAGCCTGTGAAATACTCATCACGAAACATAATAGCGTAGTACCGGACAATCGTGCTGATCTGGAAGCTCTGCCCGGCGTAGGCCGCAAAACCGCCAATGTGGTGTTAAATACGGCTTTTGGTCAGCCGACTATGGCAGTCGATACCCATATTTTCCGGGTAGGTAATCGTACAGGTCTGGCCGTAGGTAAGAATGTACTGGAAGTAGAACACCGTCTGGTGAAAGTCATTCCCAAGGAGTTTATTGTCGATGCCCATCACTGGCTAATTCTGCATGGCCGCTACTGTTGTATCGCACGCAAACCTAAATGTTTTGAATGTGTGGTCGCCGATGTCTGCAACTGGCCGGACCGTTTTGAATTTGGCGCAGGCCAAGCCATTCCAGTAAAAAGTATTGATTAA
- the adk gene encoding adenylate kinase → MRIILLGPPGAGKGTQAQLICKRYNIPQISTGDMLRAAIREGTELGLQAKNVMDNGGLVSDELIIGLVKERIAQPDCVNGCIFDGFPRTIPQAEALEKEGIDIDHVIEIDVPDEEIVKRLSGRRQHPGSGRVYHIIYNPPKVEGKDDETGEDLVQRPDDQEATIRKRLGSYHTETEQLVSFYQSRAASGENAPTYDKLNGLRPIEDVQADLFAVLDQTK, encoded by the coding sequence ATGCGCATTATTTTACTCGGACCACCTGGAGCAGGTAAAGGTACACAAGCTCAGTTGATCTGTAAGCGCTACAATATCCCACAAATTTCAACCGGTGATATGCTCCGTGCTGCGATTCGTGAAGGAACTGAATTAGGTCTACAAGCTAAAAACGTCATGGATAATGGCGGTTTGGTTTCTGATGAATTAATTATTGGACTGGTCAAAGAACGTATTGCACAGCCTGACTGTGTAAATGGCTGTATCTTTGACGGTTTCCCACGTACTATTCCACAGGCTGAAGCGCTGGAAAAAGAAGGCATCGATATTGATCATGTGATTGAAATTGATGTACCGGATGAAGAAATCGTAAAACGTCTGTCTGGCCGTCGCCAGCATCCGGGTTCTGGTCGTGTTTACCATATTATTTACAATCCACCTAAGGTGGAAGGTAAAGATGATGAAACGGGTGAAGACTTGGTTCAACGTCCTGATGATCAGGAAGCGACAATTCGTAAGCGCCTGGGTTCATACCACACTGAAACTGAACAGTTGGTGAGCTTCTATCAGAGCCGTGCAGCATCTGGTGAAAATGCGCCGACTTATGACAAGCTAAACGGTTTACGTCCAATCGAAGATGTTCAGGCTGATCTTTTCGCGGTTCTGGACCAAACAAAATAA
- the mrdA gene encoding penicillin-binding protein 2: MKQHFPLKNAQQEKRIYRNRVMISFGIVIFFMLLLVCRYAYLQIFNFETFSTASDQNRIRLQPLAPARGYIYDRNGVLLADNYPVFTATLSRADVKDIDQTIEQLKPILDLSEEDIQGFQSRIKTARRTERVSIKLNLNESDIARFSEVKYQFPGVNIETQMTRYYPHGELFAHVIGYVGRINDKELKSIDKDLYAGTNLIGKIGVEKSYEELLHGVPGNESVEADAFGNVLRHLGRKDPVRGNDLFLSLDYGLQVVASEQLAGRRGAIVAMNPKTGEILALVSSPSFNPNLFVTGISHKNYSALRDNLDQPLYNRAVQGVYPPGSTIKPMFGLGGIHYGYVDWDTTISDPGYFSLPGDSHRFRDHKKTGHGAVDMHKAQNVSCDTYFYVLSYRMGIEKMDTWMRQFGFGEKTGVDLPSESSGLYPNPDWKMRTRNAKWLRGETISVSIGQGAFTATPLQLAMATAITANHGNKVIPHVLRESRGAKSFQVHNGTHGKIEFNGSDEDWIKMRDAMVDVIQTGTGRGIRGGLQYSIAGKTGTAQVKSIAQGKRYNEALLNERQLDHGLFVGFAPAESPEIAIAVILENGRGGSAATALARPIFDYWLLHKDKNPVRPHNHQLSGGLMTAGIKPGELPSGESLLSPNAAGTTNTSDNAAASPPGNASAPATPAPASIERD; the protein is encoded by the coding sequence ATGAAGCAGCACTTTCCTTTAAAAAATGCACAACAAGAAAAGCGCATCTATCGCAATCGGGTCATGATTTCGTTTGGGATCGTCATTTTCTTTATGCTGCTGCTGGTATGCCGCTATGCTTACCTGCAAATTTTTAATTTTGAAACTTTTTCCACGGCTTCTGACCAGAACCGGATTCGCCTGCAACCTTTAGCGCCCGCACGGGGATATATCTATGACCGTAATGGGGTGCTTTTAGCCGATAATTATCCAGTTTTTACAGCAACGTTAAGCCGTGCAGATGTCAAGGATATTGACCAGACTATTGAGCAACTCAAGCCAATTTTAGACCTGAGCGAAGAAGATATCCAAGGTTTTCAGAGCCGGATTAAAACCGCTCGTCGTACCGAACGGGTCTCGATTAAACTGAACCTGAATGAAAGTGATATTGCACGTTTTAGTGAAGTAAAATATCAGTTCCCAGGTGTCAACATTGAGACCCAGATGACCCGCTATTATCCGCATGGTGAGCTGTTTGCTCATGTCATCGGTTATGTAGGCCGTATTAATGACAAAGAACTCAAGTCGATCGATAAAGACCTGTATGCCGGCACCAACCTGATCGGGAAGATTGGGGTAGAAAAATCCTACGAGGAATTACTGCACGGAGTTCCGGGCAATGAATCGGTTGAAGCAGATGCCTTTGGTAATGTATTGCGTCATCTCGGCCGTAAAGACCCAGTCCGTGGCAATGACCTGTTCCTGTCTTTGGACTATGGCCTGCAAGTTGTTGCCTCAGAGCAGCTGGCTGGACGCCGTGGTGCCATTGTGGCCATGAATCCGAAAACTGGAGAAATTCTGGCACTGGTCTCTAGCCCTAGCTTTAACCCGAACCTGTTTGTAACCGGAATTAGCCACAAGAACTATAGTGCATTAAGGGATAACCTCGACCAGCCGCTTTATAACCGTGCTGTACAAGGGGTCTATCCACCAGGTTCCACCATTAAACCCATGTTTGGACTGGGCGGGATTCATTATGGTTATGTGGACTGGGATACCACCATTTCTGATCCGGGTTATTTTAGCCTGCCTGGCGATAGTCACCGTTTCCGTGATCATAAAAAGACCGGGCATGGTGCAGTCGATATGCATAAGGCACAGAACGTTTCCTGTGATACCTATTTTTATGTGCTGTCCTATCGCATGGGTATTGAAAAAATGGACACCTGGATGCGCCAGTTCGGTTTTGGTGAAAAAACCGGTGTAGATCTGCCCAGTGAAAGTTCAGGACTTTATCCTAACCCGGATTGGAAAATGCGTACCCGAAATGCTAAATGGCTACGTGGTGAAACCATTTCAGTCAGTATTGGTCAGGGCGCCTTTACTGCAACCCCTTTACAGCTCGCGATGGCGACAGCTATTACTGCCAACCATGGTAATAAAGTCATTCCGCACGTCCTGCGAGAAAGCCGTGGTGCAAAATCTTTCCAGGTACATAATGGCACGCATGGCAAAATTGAATTTAATGGAAGCGATGAAGACTGGATTAAAATGCGTGATGCTATGGTTGACGTCATCCAGACTGGGACCGGCCGTGGGATTCGTGGGGGCTTACAGTATTCAATTGCAGGTAAAACCGGAACGGCACAGGTTAAAAGTATTGCTCAAGGAAAGCGCTATAACGAAGCCTTACTGAATGAACGTCAGCTTGACCACGGTTTATTCGTCGGTTTTGCGCCAGCAGAAAGTCCTGAAATTGCCATTGCAGTGATTCTGGAAAATGGCCGCGGTGGTAGTGCGGCTACAGCACTTGCCCGCCCGATCTTCGACTATTGGCTGCTCCACAAGGACAAAAATCCAGTACGTCCACACAACCATCAGTTAAGTGGTGGCCTGATGACTGCGGGGATCAAACCTGGTGAATTGCCAAGTGGTGAAAGTCTGCTCAGTCCAAATGCAGCCGGCACAACGAATACATCTGACAATGCGGCAGCTTCTCCCCCAGGCAATGCTTCAGCTCCCGCAACCCCTGCACCTGCTTCTATAGAGCGAGATTAA
- the rsmD gene encoding 16S rRNA (guanine(966)-N(2))-methyltransferase RsmD, giving the protein MKNQLRIIGGDWKRRQLAFASIEGLRPTPDRVRETLFNWLMWDIQNAVVLDLCTGSGALSFEALSRGAAQVVMIEPDRTQAQFLTNNLELLKVTKSRAQLKIATAQQALTNIKQQFDLVFLDPPYGLDLWEELAQQADPLIKSEAYIYVEADKDLHQLKLPASWHLIKTTKAGMIRAGLYQKNVNA; this is encoded by the coding sequence ATGAAAAATCAGCTTCGTATTATTGGAGGTGACTGGAAACGCCGGCAACTGGCTTTTGCCAGCATTGAAGGGCTTCGTCCTACGCCAGACCGCGTTCGTGAGACTCTGTTCAACTGGCTCATGTGGGATATTCAGAATGCTGTTGTCCTGGACCTGTGCACAGGCTCGGGAGCATTATCCTTTGAAGCGCTGTCACGCGGTGCTGCTCAAGTGGTCATGATTGAACCTGACCGTACTCAGGCGCAGTTTTTAACCAATAATCTTGAGCTGTTAAAAGTCACCAAGTCACGTGCCCAGTTAAAAATTGCTACGGCGCAGCAAGCGTTGACAAATATAAAGCAGCAATTTGACCTGGTCTTTCTGGACCCCCCTTATGGCCTAGACTTATGGGAAGAATTGGCTCAGCAAGCAGATCCGCTGATTAAGTCTGAAGCTTATATTTATGTCGAAGCAGACAAGGACTTACATCAGCTGAAGCTTCCGGCTTCATGGCATTTAATTAAAACGACCAAAGCAGGTATGATCCGGGCGGGATTGTATCAGAAAAATGTAAATGCATAG
- a CDS encoding 3-oxoacyl-ACP reductase has protein sequence MQIRDQIVLVTGGARGLGLAISHALLSEGTRVVVNYHNSQQAAEQLAQQYPEQVFIYQADVTQADQVNAMFAAAKNHFNEAIHAVVNNALIQFEFNGDARPKVEQLTWDMMQRQLSGAVQAALNTTQAALQDMQQNRFGRIVNIGTNLVQNPVVPYHDYTAAKAALLAFTRTTAQDLGQYGIHVNMLSGGLLQKTDASKATPDAVFDLIAASTPMGHVVSPEEFAAAILMFLSPYARAVTGQNLIVDGGLVKG, from the coding sequence ATGCAAATTCGTGATCAGATTGTTCTTGTGACTGGCGGTGCCCGCGGTCTTGGTCTAGCTATTTCTCATGCCCTGCTTTCCGAAGGTACGCGTGTGGTGGTGAATTATCATAATAGCCAGCAAGCAGCTGAACAGTTGGCCCAACAGTATCCTGAGCAAGTTTTTATCTATCAGGCCGATGTAACACAAGCTGATCAGGTTAATGCCATGTTTGCGGCTGCTAAAAACCATTTTAATGAAGCGATTCATGCCGTGGTCAATAATGCTCTGATCCAGTTTGAATTTAATGGCGATGCGCGTCCTAAAGTAGAGCAACTGACTTGGGACATGATGCAACGCCAGCTGAGCGGAGCAGTACAGGCCGCTTTAAATACGACTCAAGCTGCGCTACAAGATATGCAACAAAACCGCTTTGGCCGTATTGTCAATATCGGGACGAATCTGGTGCAGAACCCAGTCGTGCCTTATCATGACTATACCGCTGCAAAAGCTGCGCTGCTGGCATTTACCCGTACCACCGCTCAAGATCTGGGACAGTATGGTATACATGTCAATATGCTCTCAGGTGGGTTATTACAAAAGACAGATGCCAGCAAAGCCACACCGGATGCTGTGTTTGACTTGATCGCGGCTTCTACACCGATGGGCCATGTGGTATCACCCGAAGAATTTGCTGCGGCTATTCTTATGTTCCTGTCTCCGTATGCACGCGCAGTCACCGGACAAAACCTGATTGTAGATGGCGGCTTGGTAAAAGGCTAA
- a CDS encoding 1-acyl-sn-glycerol-3-phosphate acyltransferase, protein MFEKWAEKTLNLMGWKTDNQWPEDLDQCVMIAAPHTSNWDALYARLALKALKVNVRLTIKDSYMKLPFGPFVRAMGGIGINRCPKQPGEPRPSMVQVMSDLFKEHPKLVMLITPEGTRSRQEQWKTGFYHVAINAGVPIALAYMDYEKKEAGVGKIIYPTGNYEQDMAEIMAFYVNIQPKFPEKFSIDQRYAA, encoded by the coding sequence GTGTTTGAAAAATGGGCTGAAAAAACTCTGAATTTAATGGGCTGGAAAACTGATAATCAATGGCCGGAAGACCTAGATCAATGCGTGATGATCGCAGCACCCCATACCAGCAACTGGGATGCACTTTATGCGCGTCTGGCTTTAAAAGCATTGAAGGTGAATGTCCGCCTGACGATTAAAGACAGCTATATGAAACTTCCATTTGGACCGTTTGTACGGGCGATGGGGGGTATTGGCATTAATCGCTGTCCTAAGCAGCCAGGTGAGCCACGTCCAAGTATGGTTCAGGTCATGAGTGACTTATTTAAAGAGCATCCTAAACTGGTAATGCTGATTACTCCGGAAGGTACGCGTTCCCGTCAGGAGCAGTGGAAAACCGGTTTTTATCATGTAGCAATCAATGCTGGTGTGCCTATTGCCTTGGCCTATATGGATTATGAGAAAAAAGAGGCAGGCGTAGGGAAAATTATCTACCCAACTGGAAATTATGAACAGGATATGGCTGAAATTATGGCCTTTTATGTCAACATTCAACCGAAATTTCCTGAAAAATTCAGCATCGACCAGCGTTATGCAGCTTAA
- a CDS encoding copper resistance protein NlpE, producing the protein MKKILFSALLTVTVASLTACSKQEERDMTNTEQADSVLNSSTSSEPASAQSTSSTGLTASDRAETALDWSGEYEGVFPCADCEGIKVELELHPDKTYELKEEYLGKGKNNETEIKGSFSFDSQQPSIIILDAKAENRKFFVGENFLEARNLENGQKIESQLNYKLLKKAS; encoded by the coding sequence ATGAAAAAAATTCTATTCTCCGCCCTGCTGACTGTAACGGTTGCAAGCTTAACCGCCTGTTCAAAACAGGAAGAACGTGACATGACCAATACCGAGCAGGCCGATTCAGTTCTCAATTCTTCTACCTCTTCAGAACCTGCAAGCGCTCAAAGCACATCCAGTACTGGCCTGACCGCCAGTGATCGTGCAGAAACTGCCCTAGATTGGTCAGGTGAATATGAAGGTGTTTTCCCCTGCGCAGACTGTGAAGGCATCAAGGTCGAACTCGAACTTCATCCTGATAAAACCTATGAATTAAAAGAAGAATATCTCGGTAAAGGTAAAAACAATGAAACTGAAATTAAAGGCAGTTTCAGTTTTGACTCACAACAGCCTTCAATTATTATTCTGGATGCCAAGGCTGAAAACCGGAAATTTTTTGTAGGTGAAAATTTTCTTGAAGCGCGTAATCTTGAAAATGGTCAAAAAATCGAGAGCCAGCTGAATTATAAACTGCTTAAAAAAGCATCCTGA
- the groL gene encoding chaperonin GroEL (60 kDa chaperone family; promotes refolding of misfolded polypeptides especially under stressful conditions; forms two stacked rings of heptamers to form a barrel-shaped 14mer; ends can be capped by GroES; misfolded proteins enter the barrel where they are refolded when GroES binds), with translation MSAKDVKFGDSARSKMIAGVNTLADAVKVTLGPKGRNVVIDRSFGAPHITKDGVSVAKEITLKDKFENMGAQLVREVSSKTNDIAGDGTTTATVLAQAILNEGIKSVTAGMNPMDLKRGIDLAVRTVVENIKTTAKPASDSKAIEQVGSISANSDTTVGKLIAQAMEKVGKEGVITVEEGSGFEDSLDVVEGMQFDRGYISPYFANKQDTLTAELENPFILLVDKKISNIRELITVLEAVAKTGKPLLIIAEDVEGEALATLVVNNMRGIIKVCAVKAPGFGDRRKAMLQDIAILTGGTVISEEIGMQLDQTALEHLGTAHKVTVSKENTVIVDGAGDAAQIADRVQQIRAQIEESTSEYDKEKLQERVAKLAGGVAVIKIGAATEVEMKEKKDRVDDALHATRAAVEEGVVAGGGVALVRAAKALDGVTGINDDQNVGINILRRAIESPLRQIVANAGDEPSVVINAVKNGEGNFGYNAATGEYGDMLEMGILDPAKVTRSALEHAASVAGLMLTTECMITEIPEEKPAMPDMGGMGGMGGMM, from the coding sequence ATGTCAGCTAAAGACGTAAAATTTGGTGATTCAGCTCGCAGCAAAATGATTGCTGGTGTCAATACGCTTGCAGATGCGGTGAAAGTAACGTTAGGTCCTAAAGGCCGTAACGTTGTAATCGACCGTTCTTTTGGTGCACCGCACATCACTAAAGATGGTGTTTCTGTTGCAAAAGAAATTACCCTAAAAGACAAATTTGAAAATATGGGTGCGCAGCTGGTTCGCGAAGTTTCTTCAAAAACCAATGACATCGCAGGTGACGGTACAACAACTGCAACCGTATTGGCTCAAGCTATCCTGAATGAAGGGATCAAGTCTGTAACTGCGGGTATGAACCCAATGGACTTGAAACGTGGTATCGACCTTGCAGTAAGAACTGTGGTTGAAAATATCAAAACAACTGCCAAGCCAGCATCTGATTCTAAAGCCATTGAACAGGTTGGTTCGATCTCTGCAAACTCTGACACCACTGTAGGTAAACTGATTGCGCAAGCCATGGAAAAAGTGGGCAAAGAAGGCGTGATCACTGTTGAAGAAGGTTCAGGCTTTGAAGATTCGCTTGATGTTGTAGAAGGTATGCAGTTTGACCGCGGTTATATCTCTCCATACTTTGCAAACAAGCAAGATACTTTGACAGCTGAACTGGAAAATCCGTTCATTTTGTTGGTTGATAAAAAAATCAGCAACATCCGTGAACTCATCACTGTATTAGAGGCTGTTGCAAAAACAGGTAAACCGCTTCTGATCATTGCTGAAGATGTTGAAGGTGAAGCACTTGCAACACTTGTTGTTAACAACATGCGTGGCATCATTAAAGTATGTGCGGTTAAAGCGCCTGGTTTTGGCGACCGTCGTAAAGCAATGCTGCAAGACATCGCGATTTTAACTGGCGGTACTGTAATTTCTGAAGAAATCGGTATGCAGTTAGATCAAACAGCGCTTGAACACCTTGGTACTGCACATAAAGTCACAGTGTCTAAAGAAAATACGGTCATTGTGGATGGTGCTGGTGATGCAGCTCAAATTGCTGACCGTGTACAGCAAATCCGTGCGCAAATCGAAGAATCTACTTCTGAATACGATAAGGAAAAACTTCAGGAACGCGTTGCTAAACTGGCAGGCGGTGTAGCAGTTATCAAGATCGGTGCTGCAACTGAAGTAGAAATGAAAGAGAAGAAAGACCGTGTAGATGATGCGCTTCATGCAACTCGTGCAGCGGTTGAAGAAGGTGTTGTTGCTGGTGGTGGTGTTGCGCTAGTACGTGCAGCAAAAGCACTTGATGGTGTGACTGGCATAAACGATGACCAGAATGTAGGTATTAACATCCTTCGTCGTGCGATTGAATCACCTCTTCGTCAAATCGTTGCAAACGCAGGTGATGAACCATCTGTTGTAATCAATGCAGTGAAGAACGGTGAAGGTAACTTTGGTTACAACGCTGCAACTGGCGAATATGGCGATATGCTGGAAATGGGTATCCTTGATCCTGCAAAAGTAACTCGTTCAGCGCTTGAGCATGCTGCTTCTGTAGCTGGCTTGATGCTGACCACTGAGTGTATGATCACAGAAATTCCAGAAGAAAAACCAGCTATGCCAGATATGGGCGGTATGGGTGGCATGGGCGGCATGATGTAA